The sequence below is a genomic window from Streptosporangium lutulentum.
GCATCTGCGCCTCCCACTCCAGCTCGAACAGCGAGCGGACCCAGGCGGGGGAGGACTCCCTGACGATCAGCGGCCACAGTTTGATGAGTGTTCCGCCGGTCTCCAGCACCTCGTCGCACCTCTGGGCGAACTTCCTGGTGGGGGCGCGCGCGGCGGTCTCGATCAGGCCGACCAGGGAGGTGGAGTAGGCGGTCCGTTTCGCGAGCTCCTGCTGACTCCAGCCCATCGCCTCTCGCAGTCTGCGCAGCTCAGAGCCCCAGTAGGCGGTGATGCTCGTGCTGGGGTCCAGCTCTTTCGGTGCGGGCATGGGGGTCCCGTCCTTCGTGGTCCTACATGCTTCGGGGTGGGTTCCACAGCCGACCTGAATCGAGATGAACGTACCTCGTCGTAGTCCTGCGGCTACTAAAAGTAATGACCCGGAAGCACTCTGGGAGGGGAAACGACCGAACGTTTCCATGGAACATCGAGAGGAGGCGGACGGGAATGATCATCCAAGGGGTGCTGCTGGGAACGCCCGCCATGCATGCCGCGGGCCTGCTCAAAGACGAGCTGGAACGGCAGGGCGTCGAGAGCGACGTCCATGACGGTTACGGCCTGGCACTGATCTCGGTCTGGGCCGACCTGGTGGTCTGGACGGACGGCATGGTCTATCGCTGGTGGGCCGGGCGCGTGTCGTCAAGGACCGGCCGGCGGATCTACGCGATCTACGGCGTGGGCAACCCGGCCACCGCCGCACGCGGGGTGGCACTCCGCTACGCCGAACTCCGGGACAGCCACCCGCGCTCCGAACTGATCGTCCAGGCGTTGTCGTGATCCGGACGGCCCCCGGGGCCGTCAGTCGTCGGCTCCCCCGTCCCGCCGCGCGCCGAAGCGGATGGCGCGGAGCAGGTCCGCCGCGGGCCGGTTCAGGACGACGACTCCGGTGGCCGGGGGGAGGGAGCCGCTGTGGGCGCGGGCGATGAGCACCCGCCAGCGCCGGCAGTGACGGGCGAAGGTGGCGTCGGTGACGACCCGGCCGCGGGACAACTGCCCCTCGCGCGCGATCCGCGGCTCCACGTCGAGCAGGATCAGGTGGACCTCACTGCCGACCCGGCGGGCCAGCCAGGCGAAGCCGTACAGGATGTGCGGCCAGGTGCCCCGGGTGTGCGCGACGACGCTGTGGCCGCCGAGCAGCGCGCGGGCGATCCGCCACACATGGGTGGCGTGCACGATCGGGATGCGGGCCCGAGGGGGGATGGGACCGAGGTAGCGCGCCCACCAGTTGCGGGACTGGCGCGAGTCGATCACCTGTGCCTCGCCGTCGCGCACGGGCTCCCTCTCGTCGCCGCGCAATCCGTACAGCCGGTCCAGCAGCGTGCTCTTGCCCGCGCCGGGAAGTCCCGCGAGCAGTACCAGTGACCCGGCTGGATAGTTCAGGTCCTCGACGGAGGCCTGACCGGCCGGTGTGGTGGCCATTGCGTGCACCTCGCAGGGCTGGGGGATTTCTCTCATCATGCGTCTCGCGGCCTTCCGGTTGGCGAAATGAATTCGTCGGAGATCCGATGGAACGACGGAAGGGCGAATCCGGCGATGATCGAACCGAGGATCACTCGTGATGTGATTTCGCGCGTTCAGGTATGCCGGAGCAGGTGCATGCGCAGATGGCGAGAGAGATCGAGAGGCCGGAGCGGGCGCGGCCGCATCCGTGGACGCCGGACCGGCGGGGAAGTCCGGCGGGGCGGGGAGAGCGGGAGGTGAGCGGGCATGTGTACTCCTCGAATGCGCTGAGCCATTCGAGGTCTCCTTCACCCGCTACCTCACGGGCGACCGTCCGGGGATGCCGTAAGGCATCCGTATTGACCGGACCGGTTCTTGGGAAGTACTCCCCTCGTCGTTCCAGGCTAAGGGATCCGGGCACATAACGTCACGCTGAGGCGATAGGGGTACTCGACGAACGACGGACCGGGTGCGGTGAACGGCGTCAAGCGGGCTGCTCGCTCATGGAATTGTCCGATGAGTCTCGGAGCTCACCGGACAATTCATATGAATGATTATGATTCAGGACGAAATACCGCCCGGACGCATCCATCCTTCCTGGCCCTGAACAGGTCGTAGCCTCCCGGGGCCTCGTCCAGCGGCATCGAATGCGTCGCGAGATGGGACGTCACCAGTTCACCCTTCGCCATCAGCCTCAGCAACATCGGGATGTAACGCTGCCCGTGCTGCCGCGCGCTCCGGACCGTCAGCCCCTTGTTCATCATCGCGCCGAGCGGAAACCTGTCCACCGTTCCCGAGAAGGCCCCGAGGACGAAGACCGATCCACCCTTGCGGCAGGCGCGGACCGCCTCCCGCACCGCGACCGGGCGGTCCACTTCGAGCCGGAGTTGCTGCTTGACCTGGTCGTACATCTGCTGCGGGCCGACGCTGTCCGCCTCCATGCCCACGGCCTCGATACAGACGTCGGGTCCCCTGCCTCCGGTCCGCTCCCGTAGCTCGGCGTCGACGTCGGTGCCGGAGTAGTCGATCGCCTCGGCTCCGATGTGGCGCTCGACCATCGCGAGCCGCTCGGGGTGGCGGTCGATCGCGATGACCCGGTCGGCGCCGAGGAGCGTCGCCGCACGGGCCGCCATCTGGCCGACCGCGCCGCAGCCCCACACCGCCACCACGTCGCCGGGGCCCACCCCGCCCAGGTGCGCGCCCATCCATCCGGCGGGCGCCGCGTCGGAGGCGAACAGGGCGCTCTGGTCGTCGACCCCGTCCGGTACGGGGAACGCGCCGTGGTCCGCGAACGGAACCCGGACATATTCGGCGTGGCCGCCCTTGAACCCGCCCATGGCGTGGGAGTAGCCGTAGACGCCGCCCGGTTCGTAACCGAGGAGCGTCTGGGCGACCTCCGGGTCGGGGTTGCTGTTGTCGCACAGGGACCACAGGTCGTGGGAGCAGTACCAGCACCGGCCGCAGCCGATGGACGAGCACACCACCACCCGGTCGCCCACCCTGTGCTTGCGGACCTCGGGGCCGATCTCGACGATCTCGCCCAGGAACTCGTGGCCGATCACGTCTCCCGCGCGCATCGCCGGGATGTATCCGCCGAGCAGGTGCAGATCGGACCCGCACGTCGTGCTCAGCCGCACCTTGACGACGGCGTCCTGGGCGTTGAGGATCCCGGGGTCGGGCACCCGCTCCACCGAGAGCCGGTTCATGCCCTGCCAGCACAGGGCCTTCACCGCCGTTCCTCCCCGCCCGCGCGATGCGCCACCCGGTCCGGCGGATCTCCCCGCGGGACGGGGCGCGTCACGGGCGGTTCCTCCGGGCGCAGCACCTCCCCGGTCTCGATCAAGGACTTGGTCTCGCGGAGGGCCTCCCGGATCTCCCGGCGGGGGTCGCCGTGGGTGAGGCGGCTCATCATCCCGCCGGACTCCCGCAGCGGCGCGCGCAACCGCGCGGCGATCTCGGTGCCCTTGTCGCCGGGCGCCTCGCGGATCCGTACCTCGACGGCATCGCCCAGCATCGCCAGCGGTTCGGGCAGGAGCCCGTCAGGGGCCACGTCCTCGGGCCTGCGGTTGATCGTGACCGGCAGCCAGCGGTAGATCCCCCGCCCCTCCTGGGGCCAGGTCTTGGGACGACGTGACGTGAGCCAGCGCACCACCCCCATGCCCGCCAGCGCGGTCACCCCCACCAGGAAAGGTTTCATGCTCCAGCCTCCTGAAACGGACATTTCCCCTGATGGGGCTACCCATCGCCTGTCCGCGGCTACCGGGGTCCGGTGGCACTTGGGCCGGTGTTGACGGCTCCCTGGCCGGCGTCATGGCTGCGGGCGGAGCGCGAGGACCGGGGCTGGGGCAAGAGGGGGACCGCGATGACCGAGAGCCCCGTGAGCTCCACGCCCGGCACCCGGAGGCCCGGCCCGGGGCGGACCGGCGGACGCGGCCGGTGTGCGCCTTGTCCGTCATCGTCTTCGATCGGGGCTCGGCGGGCGTCCTCACCCGGCGCGCCCGGGATGCGCCGGGTGAGGACGCCGGTGGAACGCTCAGTAGCCCGAACCGGAGCCCGAGTTCGAGGGGGAGCCGGAATGGGAGGACGAGGACGACGGCGCGGGGGTGGCGGACGGGGACGCCGCGGGGGCGGAGGCTCCCGCCGGACGGATCACGCCGAGCACGCCGTGGGTGCCGCCGTCGCTTCCGGCGCTGAACCACAGCGCGTTCTCGCCGCCCACCGTCGCGGTGCCCCGCTCCAGGTCCCACAGGCCGCTCAGGGCGATGGGCTTTCCGTCGGCGGAGCGCAGCGGGCCGAGCGAGCGGCCGTTGCGCGGGTTGTAGGCGTTGATCCAGCCGTCGCCGAAGTTTCCGACCAGCAGCGCTCCCGCCTGGGCGCCGAAGCCCTTCGGCGCCAGGGTCATGGCCCAGGGCGCGTTCAGCGCGCCGCGTGAGGCGAATCGACCGGCGAACCGGCCCGAGCCGTCGAAGTGGCTGATGAACCCCTTGCCCTTGCCGGCCACGGCCTTGCCGGTCCGCGGATCGCGCTTGGCGTAGGCGACGAGGATGGAACGGCCGACGACCTCCACGTTGAACGGCGCGTAGTCCTCCGGAACGCCCGGGTCGCGGAACGCGCCGCGGCCCATCTGGAGCCGGTCGAAGTCGCCGTCGAAGACGTGGACGCGGTTGTGGGCGAAGTCGGCGGCCAGCAGCCTCGGCCCGCGGTCGGTCTGGGCCAGGGCCAGGCCCTTGAGGTCGGCGCCCTTGACGAACGCGCCGATGACGGCGTCGTCGGGGTCGGCCTCGGCGTTCCAGCCGGTGATCGCCCCGCTGGGGCTGGCGAAGATGAACGTCGCCGGTCCCGAACCGCCGGGGCCCCTGACCACGAACTCCTCACCGGGGTTGACCACCTGCCCGGTGGGCCTGCCGCCGGGAACGCGGACCTGGGTCTTCTCCTGCTTCACCGTGCCCACGCCACCGGAGTAGACGGT
It includes:
- a CDS encoding TIGR03118 family protein — its product is MRVRIVTAGVTALVLGVAGTASAGTTGKASAGAADTSSAGTSAAGAAHTQTRFTVVNLVSDVRGRAVVTDPTLVNPWGLAMGKTLWVSAAGTGLATVYSGGVGTVKQEKTQVRVPGGRPTGQVVNPGEEFVVRGPGGSGPATFIFASPSGAITGWNAEADPDDAVIGAFVKGADLKGLALAQTDRGPRLLAADFAHNRVHVFDGDFDRLQMGRGAFRDPGVPEDYAPFNVEVVGRSILVAYAKRDPRTGKAVAGKGKGFISHFDGSGRFAGRFASRGALNAPWAMTLAPKGFGAQAGALLVGNFGDGWINAYNPRNGRSLGPLRSADGKPIALSGLWDLERGTATVGGENALWFSAGSDGGTHGVLGVIRPAGASAPAASPSATPAPSSSSSHSGSPSNSGSGSGY
- a CDS encoding AAA family ATPase translates to MATTPAGQASVEDLNYPAGSLVLLAGLPGAGKSTLLDRLYGLRGDEREPVRDGEAQVIDSRQSRNWWARYLGPIPPRARIPIVHATHVWRIARALLGGHSVVAHTRGTWPHILYGFAWLARRVGSEVHLILLDVEPRIAREGQLSRGRVVTDATFARHCRRWRVLIARAHSGSLPPATGVVVLNRPAADLLRAIRFGARRDGGADD
- a CDS encoding zinc-dependent alcohol dehydrogenase, coding for MKALCWQGMNRLSVERVPDPGILNAQDAVVKVRLSTTCGSDLHLLGGYIPAMRAGDVIGHEFLGEIVEIGPEVRKHRVGDRVVVCSSIGCGRCWYCSHDLWSLCDNSNPDPEVAQTLLGYEPGGVYGYSHAMGGFKGGHAEYVRVPFADHGAFPVPDGVDDQSALFASDAAPAGWMGAHLGGVGPGDVVAVWGCGAVGQMAARAATLLGADRVIAIDRHPERLAMVERHIGAEAIDYSGTDVDAELRERTGGRGPDVCIEAVGMEADSVGPQQMYDQVKQQLRLEVDRPVAVREAVRACRKGGSVFVLGAFSGTVDRFPLGAMMNKGLTVRSARQHGQRYIPMLLRLMAKGELVTSHLATHSMPLDEAPGGYDLFRARKDGCVRAVFRPES